The Halostagnicola larsenii XH-48 region TGGTCCACGGCGGCGCGCACAAACTCAACAACGCGCTCGGGCAGGTCCTGCTCGCGAAGTACATGGGAAAAGAGCGGATCATCGCCGAGACCGGCGCGGGCCAGCACGGCACCGCGACGGCGATGGCGGCGGCCCACCTCGACATGCCCTGTGAGATCTACATGGGTCGCACCGACGTGAACCGCCAGCGGCCGAACGTCTTTCGGATGCGGATCAACGGGGCCGAGGTCAACCCCGTCGACATCGGCCGCGGAACGCTCAAGGAGGCGATTTCGGAGACGATGCGCGAGTGGTCTCGAACCGTCGAACGGACCCACTACGTGATCGGCAGCGTCGTCGGTCCGCACCCGTTCCCGGCGATGGTTCGTGACTTTCAGGCCGTCATCTCCGAGGAAGCCCGCGAACAGGCGAGAGCGCAACTCGGCGGCCTGCCGGACGCGGTCGTCTCGTGTGCCGGCGGCGGCTCGAATACGATGGGCGCGTTTCATCACTTCGTGTCCGACGAATCAGTCGACCTCTACGCCGTCGAGGCCGGCGGCTCCTCGCTCGAGGTCGACGAGGAGGCGGGCGTCGCACCCAACTCCGCAACGCTGTCGACCGGCGACGAGGGGATCCTCCACGGCGCGCGAACGACGCTCTTGCAGGACTCACACGGCCAGATCATGGAGTCACACAGCGTGAGCGCCGGCCTCGACTACTCGGGCGTCGGCCCGGAACTCGCACACCTCGTCGACGAGGGTCGCGTGACGCCTGTCACCGTCGGCGACACGGCGGCGCTCGAGGCGTTCCACCGGCTTTCGACCGACGAGGGGATCATCCCCGCCCTCGAGACCTCCCACGCCTTCGGCTACCTTCACGAGGCGTTCGAGGCGGGCGAGGACCTCGGCGAGACCGTCATCGTCAACGTCTCCGGACGGGGCGATAAGGACCTCGAGACGGTGATCGAGGAGACCGAAAAACGGGGTCTCGAGAGCGCTCCAGACATGTCCGTCTTCGAAACTGGAGGTGGGATCTGATGGTCGACGACGCCGGGGAAGCCGCCGACGCGAAAGCCACCGATGCGGAAAGCGGCGAAGGGTCCCCAACCGAGACGGACGCCATCGCGACGGCGTTCGACGGCGGCGGGGCGTTCATCCCGTATCTCGCCGTCGGCGACCCGAGCTACGAGGCCTCCCTCGAGTACGTCGAGGCGCTGGCCCGCGGCGGCGCGGATCTGATCGAACTCGGCCTGCCGTTCTCGGAGCCGATGGCGGAAGGGCCGACGATTCAGGGGGCGGTCACGCGCGCGCTCGAGGCCGGCATGACGCCCGACCGCTTTTTCGAGTTCGTCTCGGACCTCGACGTCGACGTCCCGCTGGTCTGTATGACCTACTACAACCTGATCTACCAGTACGGTCCCTCCGACGGCCCGCGTTCGTTCGTCGAACGGGCCGCCCAGGTCGGCCTCGAGGGGTTCGTCGTCCCCGACCTGCCCGCCGAGGAGGCCGGACCGCTCCGGGAGGCTTGCGACGAGTTCGGACTCGACCTCGTCTTCATCGTCGCGCCGACGACTCGCGGCGACCGTCTCGAGCGGATGATGGAGCGCGTGTCGGGATACGTCTACGTGCAGGCCCGACTCGGCGCGACCGGCGCGCGCGACGACGTCTCCGATCAGACCGGCGAGAGTCTCGAGCGACTTGCCGACTGGGAGATTCCGAAGGCGGTCGGCTTCGGAATAAAAACCGGCGAACACGCAGAGCGCATCGCCGCGGCTGGTGCCGACGGGATCATCGTCGGGAGCGCGCTCGTCGACATCGTCGCCGAGGGCCACGAAGACGACCGCCCCGTCGAGGAGACCGCGGATCGGCTCGAGGAGAAAGCTCGAGAACTCAAAGCGGGCGCGCGCCGCGGCGCGGAAAGACTGCCAGAACCAGAACATCCATAACTCGAAGCTTGCTACAGAACCACAATGACTACCGGAACTGACGCGCGACTCGACAGGATCGGGACGGACGGCAACTACGTCATCGTCCCGATGGACCACGGCATCACACTGGGTCCGGTAACGGGCCTCAAAGACATCGAATCGACCATCGACGCGGTGACACGCGGCGGCGCAGACGCCGTGTTGACCCAGAGAGGGATCGCTCCCCGCGTCCACGAGAACAAAAACGGGAAGGGATACATCGTCCACCTCAACGCCTCTACCTCTATCGGCCCCGATTCGAACGACAAACGCCTCACCGGCACCGTCGAAGACGCGATTCGGGTCGGTGCGGACGCGGTCTCCTTTCACATCAACGTCGGCTCGAACCACGAACCGGACCAGATCACGCAACTCTCCGAAGTAACCTCCGAGGCCGCTCGCTACGGAATTCCCGTCCTCGCGATGGCTTACGCCCGCGGCCCGGACGTCGACGGCGCGGATCCCGAGGCGCTCGGCCACGCGGTCCGACTCGCCGAGGAGATCGGCGCGGACGTCGTCAAAACCGGCTACAGCGGCGACGCGGACAGCTTCGAACACGTCTGTGAATCGACCCGGCTCCCGGTCGTCATTGCTGGCGGATCCAAAGGAACCGACCGTGAGACGATCGAGATGGTTCGAGGCGCGATGGATGCGGGCGGCGCGGGCATCTCGATGGGGCGCTCGATCTTCCAGCACGAGGATCCGGAAGCGATCGCCACGGCCGTCGCGGGCGTCGTTCACGACGATCTCTCCGTCGACGACGCGTTAGCGACCGCCGGGCTCGCGCTCGAGGCCTGATTCTCTGAGTCGGTTTCGGCTGCGTACGATACTTGTTCCGTTCGATTAGCGGTGAGCTCACGTAGCAAGCGGTGAGGGACCGAAATCACTACAGTACTTCCGTTCGTTTGCCCCGGTCGTGACAGACGGCGAGACGTTGACGATCGACGACGAGTTACTCGCTCGAGCGCGAATCCACGCGAGAGACGTCGATATCGCCGTCGACTTAGCGCGCGTCGAGTGGGAGGTCTCGACGCGAGCGCGCCGCCGCGCGGGGGCCTGTCGCTGGGACCGCGAGCGCGAGGTCGCGACGATCGTCCTCACTCGACGAGCCTACGAGACCTACGACTGGGAGACGTTCGCGGCCGTCGTTCGCCACGAACTCGTCCACGCCTGGGAGTTCCAGCAGTTCGGCGAATCGGGCCACGGACAACGGTTTCGAACGCGGGCCGGCGAACTCGACGCGCCGCGACACTGCGAAACGTTCGCCGAACCGCGGTACGTGATCCGCTGTCTCGCTTCTGACTGTGACTGGGAGGCCCATCGCCACCGCGCATCAGGCCCCGTGAAAGCGCCGGACAACTACTGCTGTGGCGAGTGCGGCAGCGACTACGAAGTCGAACACGCAGAGAGCGGCCGAACCTGGCGGTCTGCCAGCGGCTACGGCGGTGCGAAGGCCGCGCTCGAGGAAGAGTGGTGACTGCGCAGGCGACCACGGCGGCCGTTCTCACAAGACTTTATTTGCTCGTTCGTCTCCTTCCGGTATGAGAGTCCTCGATTTGATGCTCGGACGGAACGGTGACGACACCGACGGGGAGCGAGCCCGCTTCACGAGCGATCGATACGACGTGACCTACACCGTTTCTGCGGACAGTCACGAGATCGCGTACGTCGTTCCGATCCGACGGGCCGAACTCGAGGCCTTCGCCGACCTCGTCGATCTCGAGCGCGAGACGCCCTACGCGGACGACGGCGAGGAATCGCCCGCGGCGTCACTCGAGTCCGTCCTCGAGAGCGATTCGATCGACGCGGACGCGTGGACCGAACGGATGCAAGCGCCGCGACAGACGGTCGAACCGATCCTCGAGCACTGGTTGGAATTCGTCGACGACGAGGAAGCCTCTGGAGGCGAATCAGGGCGTTCGAACGCTGGGAGCGAGACGGACGAAGCGAGTGAGACAGGCGGCGCGAACGAGACGGCCGACGCCGACGCATCGGATCGCGACGCCGGATCGTCCGTCGAGATCGTCTACCTCCCCGTCGAGACCGAATCGGCGTTCGCGGCGTTCTTTCAGACGTGTCGCAAGCGAGCCGATCAGGATCACGATCCGTTCGAACTGCCGGACGACATCGCCACTGCCGCGGGTGTGCTCACGCAGATCAAACAGGCGACCGACAGACCCGAGAACCGCGTCGTCGTCAACCAGGCGTACGTTCCGCAACTCTAACCGGCTGCGTTTTTCCCTGCGGCCGGCTGGAACCGTTTCCCGATCGGCGAACTGTTTGGGGTCGTTGTGGAACGCGAACTGCGTTCAGACGATCGATTCGAACTCCTCGAGCGACGTGAGTCGATAGGTCGGCTCGTGTTCGAGTTCGGTTCCGTGGCCGAGGTCGATCCACGCCGAATCCATGCCCATCGCGTTCGCCCCGGCGACATCCGCGTGGAGGTTGTCGCCGATGTGTAACGTTTCGTTCGGCTCGACCTCGAGCGCCGACAGCGCCAGTTCGAACGGCGTCGAGTCCGGTTTCGGCGGGACGCCGTTTTTCGGATCGACGAACACCTTCGCGTCGAAGGTGTCCGCGAGTCCGAGCGCCGCGAGCTTTTTCGACTGCGTCTCCTCGCCCCCGTTCGTGATCAGCGCGACGGGTCCGCGTTCGGCCGCGAGCTCGAGTGCGGCCTCAGCGCCGGAGCGAAAGCGAACCCGTGCGGGGTCGACCGTCTCGAGGTAGGCGCCCGCGAGATCAGGGGCGACCGAGGGGGCCACTCCAGCCTGCTCGGCGGCCGTCGAAAAAAGGTGTTCGAAAAACTGCCGGTCGGTGTCGGCGGTCGGGAGGTCCCGCGAGGCGTACCGTAGCTGGGCCGTGGTACAGAACTGCTCGACACCGGCCCGTTCGAAGGTGGTCTCGAGCAGCGCGTCTCGGTCCTCGATCGGCTCGCAGAGGGTGCTGTCGAGGTCGAAACAGATCGCGTCGTACGACATCTACCCCGTCTAGCGGCGTCGACACCCTGAACCTTTCGCCGGGACCGATACTCCGGCGACGACTGTCGAATTCGCCACGTTCAAGCCACTCCCCTTCGAGGGTCGAGTTATGACGAGAGCTGTCTGGATAAAAGCCGACGATACCGTCGGCGACTGGGACGACCGCCGCGAGCGGATCACGACCGCACTCGAGGCGGGCGCAGACTGGGTACTGGTCGACGAAGACGACGTCGAACGCGTCCGCGAACTCGGCGACATCAACGTCGCGGCGTTTCGCACCGACGGCGACGTGTCGCTCATCGACAACGCCGAAGACGAGACGACGACCGCACAACCCGATACGGTCGTCGTCGGCAAGGAAGGCGAGGGTGACGGCACCGTCGACCTCCCCAACGACTTTTCGGGATCGGCGGATCTCTCGACGCTCCGGCGGAACGGCAGCGTCGACTGGGGATCCTACGTGCGCATTCTCGGCAAAGAGTACGAGGAGTTCGCGGAAACGGCCGCGACCGAAGCCGAGTATACCATCGTCGCCGGCGAAGACTGGACGATCATCCCGCTCGAGAACCTGATCGCCAGAATCGGCGAGGAGACCACCCTCGTCGCGGGCGTCACGAGCGCCGACGGAGCGAAAACCGCGTTCGAAACGCTCGAGATCGGTGCAGACGCCGTCTTGCTCGACTCGGACGACCCCGACGAAATCCGCCGCACCGTCGAAGTTCGCGACGAAGCGGAACGAGAGAATCTGGATCTGGAGTACGCCGAAGTCGTCGATATCGAACAGATCGGCAGCGCGGACCGGGTCTGCGTCGATACCGGCAGCTTGCTCGATCACGACGAGGGAATGCTCGTCGGCTCGATGAGTCGCGGACTCGTGTTCGTCCACGCCGAAACCGCCAAATCGCCGTACGTCGCCTCGCGTCCGTTCCGGGTCAACGCCGGCGCGGTCCACGCCTACGTCCGGACTCCAGACGGCGGGACGAAGTACCTCTCCGAACTCCAGAGCGGCGACGAGGTCCAACTGGTCGACCTCGAGGGAAACACCCGCGAAGCGATCGTCGGCCGCGTCAAAATCGAGAAACGGCCGATGTTCCGGGTCGCTCTCGAGACCGACGACGGCGACCACATCGAAACGCTGCTCCAGAACGCAGAGACGATCAAGGTCCCGACCGCGGAGGGACGAACGGCGGTGACGGATCTCGAAGCTGGCGATCAACTCCTGTTGTACTACGAGGATACGGCGCGACACTTCGGCGAAGCCGTCGAAGAGAGCATCATCGAGAAGTAGCGGATCGACGCAGTGTGTATCCGTTGACGAACAAGACTCTTAGAGCAGGTCCGAGTCTTCTTCGGGTGCCTCGAGCCGAGTCGTACACCAGTGGCAAAACGAGAGGTCCTCGTCGAGTTCCTTCCCGCAGGCCGGGCAGGTCGGCCCGTCGGTGTTCCCCGAGCTAGTCGGCGGGAGCCCGAGCGCCCGAAACGTCGAGTCGACCGTCGCGAACAATACGATGAACATCAGGAAGAACTGGTTCACCATGCTCGTTTCCGTTTCCATCGTCTCCATCATGGCGCCCATTGATTCGGCCTCCATGAGCAGTTCCATCGGCACGAAGAAGTAGACACCAAGCGTGAATAACCCGCCGAACAGAAGGGCACGAGCCCAATCGCGAAGCAAAACGTGTCCCGCGCCGGGCATAATAATCGAGAGGATCGCAGCGGATATCGCACGGATCCAGGTCATGTCTCTGGATTGATTTCGGGGTGACGGCCACTTAACCTTCCGGTTTCCCTACAACCGGACAGTCACTCGTTGTGTGGGCTCGTTCGAAGAAAAACCGACTGCTGACGGTATTCGCGGCGAGTTTTCGACACCCAGGGTTCGACAGAACGTTAGGCCGCTCCGAGCGTTTCCTCGGCCTCGAGCAGTTCGTGATACCGGTTTCGGATCGTCACTTCGGAGATGTCGGCGACGTCGCTGACGGCCGCCTGCGTCGTCTTCTCGTTGGTCAGCAAGGCGGCGGCGTAGACGGCGGCGGCGGCGAGGCCGACCGGCGACTTGCCCGAGTGGACGCCCTTTTCCTTTGCGTTCTGGAGCAGACTTCGCGCGCGGTGTTCGGCTTCGTCCGAGAGCTCGAGTCCCGACGCGAACCGCGGCACGTAGCTCTCCGGATCGGCCGGCTGGACCTCGAGGCCGAGTTCGCGAACGACGTAACGGTAGGTGCGTGCGATCTCGTTTTTCTCGACGCGGCTGACGTCTGCGATCTCGTCGAGACTTCGGGGGACGCCCGCCTGACGCGCGGCGGCGTAGACACACGCTGTCGAGACGCCCTCGATGGAGCGACCGGGAAGCAGGTCTTCGTTAAGTGCGCGCCGATAGATGACCGACGCCGTCTCGCGGACGTTCGTCGGTAGACCGAGCGCCGAGGCCATCCGGTCGATTTCGCCAAGCGCCTGTTTCAGGTTACGCTCCTTGGAGTCGCGGGTCCGGAAGCGCTCGTTCCACTTGCGCAGGCGCTGCATCTTCTCTCGCTGTCGGGAGCCAAGCGAGTTACCGTAGGCGTCTTTGTTGCGCCAGTCGATATTCGTCGACAGCCCCTTGTCGTGCATGGTGTTCGTCGTCGGTGCGCCGACGCGGGACTTCTTGTTCTTCTCGGCGGCGTCGAACGCGCGCCACTCCGGACCGCGGTCGACAGAATCCTCCTCGACGACGAGCCCGCAGTCTTCACAGACGGTCTCGCCGTGTTCGTCGTCGACGACGAGATTGCCCGTACACTCGGGACAGTCGAGGCTGCTCTGTTCGGCTTCGTCTGCCTCCTCGGTTGTTTCTTGTTCGCTACGACGTACTCTGGTGTTTGAGGTTGCGTTGGTCATACGATGGCGGATACGGCCCGGCGAGACGACACGGAAAAGCCGGACGGATTCGTTACCTTTCCCGTTCTGAGACTCGGGAGATAAGGGTTTCGGAATCCATAGCTCACAACGCTCGAAAACAGGTAATTCGTCGGAAGTGGTATGAATTATCAAAACATTCAAATCAGGTTCGAAATCAGGGTCACGCCCTACGGAGAGTAAACTACACAACGATCACGCGTCCTCTTCTCGCACATGCACGTCGCCGTCGGGAGCACGAACCCGGTCAAGCAACGCGCCGTCGAACGAGTACTCGAGGAGTTCGAGGGATCGGTCGTCTCCGTCTCCGTCGACTCCGGCGTGAGCGAACAGCCATCGTCCGTCGAGGAGACGGTCACGGGGGCCAGAAACCGGGCGCAGAGAGCGCTCGAGGCGACCGACGCGGGCTACGGCGTTGGACTCGAGGGAGGCGTTACGCGCTTCGAGTGCGCTCCTGGCGTTCGGCTCATCATGTGGGCCTGCGTCACCGACGGGGAGCGCCTCGAGGTCGCGAGCGGCCCGTCGCTTCGGTTACCTGACTCGATCGGAGCCCGCCTCGACGCGGGCGAGGAACTCGGCCCCGTTATGGACGACCGGCTCGGGACGGACAACATCGCGGAGGCAGCGGGCGCTGCCGGCGCGCTCACGGGCGGACTGACCTCCCGAACGCAGGCGCTGGCCGAAGCCGTCGCGTGCGCGTTCGGCCCGTTCGTCACGACACACTACGAATCCGACTGACGAGTCACAGAGCCGGGGCTGGGGCTCGAGCAGATCCTTCCTGGGACCGTAGACGATTTTGAACCTCGGCCACACATTCCATCGCCGGACCGTTCTCGCTTTCTGAGAGTCGCCAACTCGGATGTATTAACCGGCCGTACCAACGAGGCCTTTCCATCAGATTATTCGTCCATTACCGCCCCCGAAAATCGCCCGACTGCGGTTCATTAACTGGACGTACCAAACCCCCTAAGGTCGAAGCTGGCGTCCTCGTGAGTATGAGCACTGCAATGGCCTCCGACCTCACGAGTAAACAACGCCAGATCCTGCAGTATCTCCGGGAGAACGCCGCAACGAAGACCTACTTCAAATCGCGGCTGATCGGCAAAGAACTCGGTATGACTGCCAAAGAGGTCGGGTCGAACATCACTGCCCTCCAGAACAGCGAGTACGACGTCGACATCGAGAAGTGGGGCTACTCCTCGAGTACGACCTGGAAAGTAAACGTCTGAGAAGCGAGCGCGGAACGCCCGATCTCGTCGGCACTGAAATTTTCATCGCGGTAGCCGTTGTCTTTCGATCAGAATGTCCCTGTATCGACGCGTTTCTCTCTCTCTCGAGCGACCGTTTTTCTCAACATACGTGAGTATTACCGCGTGAAATGACGGGTTTCTGCTTCGAATATGACTTCACTCGTCGGGACGACTCTACAAATCATGCAGGCGATCCTCTTCGACATGGACGGCGTCATCCTCGAGGGACCGCGGACCGACCCGCAGGTCTACGCGGATGCGACATCGTATGCCCTCTCCGAACTCGGTATCGATCCGGCTTCCGAACAGCGCGAGGCGTTCCGCGGGTTCGATACCGACATCATCACCGATCACGCAGCTACGCACGGAATCGATCCCGACGAGTTCTGGCAACTGAAAGACTATCGTGCGTCCGAACTCACTCACGAACGGGTTCGCTCCGGCGAGCGCGGCGTCTACGACGATGTCGAGGTATTGCCCGAACTCGCCGAGCGAACGACGACTGCGCTGGTGACGAACAACCGCCACCGCACGGCCGAGTTCGTCGGTGACCACTTCGAGTTCGGCTTCGAGTCCGTCCGTGGCCGCGACCCGTCGATGGACGGCTACCAGCGACGGAAACCGGATCCCTACTATCTCGATGAGACCCTCGACGAACTCGGCGTCGACGGTGGACTCTACGTCGGCGACTCCGGCGTCGACATTACTGCCGGACAGAACGCCGATCTCGAAACCGCGTTCGTTAGACGGTCACACAACCGTTCGACCGAACTCCCAGCCGAACCCGACTACGAACTCGAGTCGCTCACCGAACTCCTCGACCTGCTCGAGACTGCGGGCTCGCGGTGATTTCCCGGCGCTTCGATTCGATCCCGGTCATTCGATCGAGCGACCGGCGTGAGAACAGATTGCAAGTCGATTTACTGGCGTTTAGCCATCGTACGTGAGCAGTGCGTCGGACTCTCGCGCGAGGGCCGTCGCCCGTTTGCCGAACGAATCTGCGTGACGGATTAGCAACAACAGGACGGTCGTGGGGCGTTCGACGCTGTAGCCGTCTTCGCGGGATAACAGACCAACCTCCTCGAGTTTGCCAGCGTACTTGCTCACCGTCGGCGGGGACACCTCGAGTGACTCGGCGAGGTCGCCCGCGCTCGAGTCAGGGTCGCGAAGTAATTCGATCAACATGCCACGCGCCGTCGTGCGGCGCAGGTAGCCGAGGGCGTTCTTCTCGAACTCGTCGAACCGGCCCGTGAGCACGAACCGCTTGTAATCGCCGTCGCTGTACTGTTCGACGGCGTCGAGTTCTTCGAGTCGCCTGAGGTGATGTTGGGTTTCGCCCGTCCCGAGCTGGAGGTCGTCGCGAATCTTCGAGAAGTGTGCACCCGGCGTCGTCGAGAGGTAGCCGGTGATCGCGTCGCGAACATCGCTTTCACCGGTATCGGCTTCGGCCGACTCAGAAAACCCGGCAAGCGGGGAGGCAGCGCCGACGGCCGCGAATCGGCGCAGGGTCGATCGCTTCTCTTCGTCGACCCCCCTGGGCGATGTCATAACTATCTACTGATCGTAACGCGACCAACGGTAAAACGAGTTTCGCTCCGCGTCGTTCACTGCAGCCTATGAGTCCGTCTCCGTCTCGGCCTGCACGTCCTCACCCTCGAACGACTGGTCCATCTCTTCGATGACGTCGTCCGGGTCGCTGATCGTTCCGGCGTCTTTCCCTTCCTTGATGGCCTGTGCCTGTTTTTCCATCGCCTCGAGATCCATCTCGGCTTCTTCGTCGATTTCGCCGATGATCTCGGCGATGTCGTCGAGGCCGATCAGTTCGCGGGTTTCCTCGTCGAACTCGAGGCTGTCGAGTTCGGTGCCGTCGGATTCGACGTCGCTGCCGGTGAGGTGCTTGCCGTAGCGGCCCACCATCGAGGTGAGTTCCTGTGGTAGGACGAACGTCGTAGAGTCGCTCTGACCGATCTCTGTGAGCGTGTCCATCCCCTTGTCGATGACGGCGCGTTCGCCCATCGACTCGGCCGAGCGAGCACGTAGCACGGTCGAGATCGAGTCACCCTGTGCCTCGAGGATCTGGCTCTGTTTTTCACCCTGTGCGCGGATGATTTCGGATTGCTTGTCACCTTCTGCCTTCTCGACGGCGCTGCGGCGTTCACCCTGGGCCTCGAGGATCATGGCGCGGCGTTTTCGCTCGGCGGACGTCTGTTGTTCCATCGCGCGCTGGACGTCTTTGGACGGGTTGACCTCGCGGACCTCGACGCTCTCGACGCGGATTCCCCACTCGTCGGTCGGTTCGTCGAGTTCTTTGCGGATCTTCGCGTTGATCTCCTGGCGTTTGTTGAGCGTGTCGTCGAGTTCCATATCACCCAGGACGGCCCGAAGGGTCGTCTGGGCCAGGTTCGAGACTGCCTTCTTGTAGTCGTCGACCTCGAGGAAGGCCTTCTTCGCGTCCATCACTTTGATGTAGACGACTGCGTCGGCGGTCACCGGCGAGTTGTCACGGGTGATCGCTTCCTGACGCGGCACGTCGAGCGTCTGGGTTCGCATATCGAACCGGTACGTTCGCGAGACGAACGGCGGGATGATGTTGATACCGGGCTCTAAGAGTTTGCGGTACTCGCCGAAGACGGTCAACGCGCGTTTTTCGTACGCGTCGACGATTTCGACTGCACTCAAGAGTGCAGCGATCACCACGACGAGAACGAGGGCACCGATTACCAGTCCGACGGTGGCTGCTCCTTGCAGCGGGATAAGTTCCGGAAGCATAGAACGAGGTTATGTCGGCGAGCTAAAAAGCGTTCCCTTGTTCGAGAGACATTTCGCCAGTCGTGACATTAGTTCGACTCGGTTTCGGTCATCGAATCGTCGGTATCGCCGGCGGTCGTCGTTTTGTCAGTCGTCTCGTCATCGTCTGTTTCAATGTCGTCTGCCTCAATATCCGCCGAATCGGCGTCGTCGTCAGTGTCGCCCGACGCGTCAGCGTCTGACTCGCGAGCGAGCGCGCGGTCGATTTCGTCCGCTTCGATCGAGCCCATCGCTTCGACCGTCAGTACGTTACCGCCGCCGGGGTCGAGTACGATGATCTCTTCACCCTCCTCGATGGTGCCGCTGGTCGTTCGAGCGCTGTAAAACGGGGTAAATCCACCGGCCTCGAGTTTGACTTCGCCCCCGCGGCTCGTGATCTCTTCGGTCGCGTATCCGGTCGATCCTGCGAGCGACGAGGAGTCTTTCGTCCGGGCAGTGCCTTTGCCGCCGTAGAAGTCGAACTCGCGGTAGACGTAGGCGGCGACGGCGCCGATAGCCAGCGTCAGTCCCGCGAGGATGATCGTATCGAGACCGCCGGGGACGAGCAACCCGATGAGCCCGGCACCCGCCAGGGCGACACCGATTACGATGAGGTGTGCACCCGGCGAGAGGGCCTCGAGGACCATCATGACGAGCCCCGCCGTGAACAACAACAGCGGGATATTCGTGAGGAGAGGTTCCACCATGCGTGGAGCTAAGGTCTCGCCCCGATTAAATGTTTACCGCCGCTGTCATCCCAACATCACCGAACCGAGACGGAACAACACCAGTACCATCGCAACGGCACCTAACACGACGAACACTGCTCCCTCGAGCGTTGGCTCTCCGGAGACGATCGGCGTCGAACTCGGCTCCGGGACCATCTCATCGTCCGCCGGCGCTTGGCCATCATCGTCGCTATCGGAGACAGCGTCTTCGTCTTCACCGTCGAGATCGATCGGGATGCGCCCCCATTCGTCGTCTTGCTGGTCGGTGTCCTGTTGACGGGATTCGTCGAGCCACGATCGATCGGCCGGCGAAGCGTCGTCGGCGTCCCGCGAGGAATCGGCGTCCTGTGGGGAATCCGTCTCCCGCGAGGAACCCGTATCCTGTGAGGAGTGCGTTTCTCTCGTTTCCTTGACGATGAACGTCTCGTCGAAGGGATCGCGTTCGGTGTCCGATTCGTCCCTGTGTGACGTCTCGCCGTCACCGGTCTTGTCCGTGCGCTCGTCGTCCGGATCGGGGCCGGACGGCTCCTCTGTCATACCACGTGATACTACCCGCGTCGTCAAAAACCCGCGGTCGAACGGCTCAGTTCGGTCGGTCGGTACGGCCCCTGACCGCGCCCTGGAAGACGACTCCACGCTCTGCGTCGAT contains the following coding sequences:
- the trpB gene encoding tryptophan synthase subunit beta, which translates into the protein MSETERERDGESADRTAADGQFGRYGGQYVPEALMPALEELEDAYERYVLENEDGFMDEFERRIRNFGGRPTPLGRADRLSERYDSEIYLKREDLVHGGAHKLNNALGQVLLAKYMGKERIIAETGAGQHGTATAMAAAHLDMPCEIYMGRTDVNRQRPNVFRMRINGAEVNPVDIGRGTLKEAISETMREWSRTVERTHYVIGSVVGPHPFPAMVRDFQAVISEEAREQARAQLGGLPDAVVSCAGGGSNTMGAFHHFVSDESVDLYAVEAGGSSLEVDEEAGVAPNSATLSTGDEGILHGARTTLLQDSHGQIMESHSVSAGLDYSGVGPELAHLVDEGRVTPVTVGDTAALEAFHRLSTDEGIIPALETSHAFGYLHEAFEAGEDLGETVIVNVSGRGDKDLETVIEETEKRGLESAPDMSVFETGGGI
- the trpA gene encoding tryptophan synthase subunit alpha, which codes for MVDDAGEAADAKATDAESGEGSPTETDAIATAFDGGGAFIPYLAVGDPSYEASLEYVEALARGGADLIELGLPFSEPMAEGPTIQGAVTRALEAGMTPDRFFEFVSDLDVDVPLVCMTYYNLIYQYGPSDGPRSFVERAAQVGLEGFVVPDLPAEEAGPLREACDEFGLDLVFIVAPTTRGDRLERMMERVSGYVYVQARLGATGARDDVSDQTGESLERLADWEIPKAVGFGIKTGEHAERIAAAGADGIIVGSALVDIVAEGHEDDRPVEETADRLEEKARELKAGARRGAERLPEPEHP
- a CDS encoding 2-amino-3,7-dideoxy-D-threo-hept-6-ulosonate synthase, coding for MTTGTDARLDRIGTDGNYVIVPMDHGITLGPVTGLKDIESTIDAVTRGGADAVLTQRGIAPRVHENKNGKGYIVHLNASTSIGPDSNDKRLTGTVEDAIRVGADAVSFHINVGSNHEPDQITQLSEVTSEAARYGIPVLAMAYARGPDVDGADPEALGHAVRLAEEIGADVVKTGYSGDADSFEHVCESTRLPVVIAGGSKGTDRETIEMVRGAMDAGGAGISMGRSIFQHEDPEAIATAVAGVVHDDLSVDDALATAGLALEA
- a CDS encoding SprT-like domain-containing protein → MTDGETLTIDDELLARARIHARDVDIAVDLARVEWEVSTRARRRAGACRWDREREVATIVLTRRAYETYDWETFAAVVRHELVHAWEFQQFGESGHGQRFRTRAGELDAPRHCETFAEPRYVIRCLASDCDWEAHRHRASGPVKAPDNYCCGECGSDYEVEHAESGRTWRSASGYGGAKAALEEEW
- a CDS encoding HAD family hydrolase: MSYDAICFDLDSTLCEPIEDRDALLETTFERAGVEQFCTTAQLRYASRDLPTADTDRQFFEHLFSTAAEQAGVAPSVAPDLAGAYLETVDPARVRFRSGAEAALELAAERGPVALITNGGEETQSKKLAALGLADTFDAKVFVDPKNGVPPKPDSTPFELALSALEVEPNETLHIGDNLHADVAGANAMGMDSAWIDLGHGTELEHEPTYRLTSLEEFESIV
- a CDS encoding 3-dehydroquinate synthase II, which encodes MTRAVWIKADDTVGDWDDRRERITTALEAGADWVLVDEDDVERVRELGDINVAAFRTDGDVSLIDNAEDETTTAQPDTVVVGKEGEGDGTVDLPNDFSGSADLSTLRRNGSVDWGSYVRILGKEYEEFAETAATEAEYTIVAGEDWTIIPLENLIARIGEETTLVAGVTSADGAKTAFETLEIGADAVLLDSDDPDEIRRTVEVRDEAERENLDLEYAEVVDIEQIGSADRVCVDTGSLLDHDEGMLVGSMSRGLVFVHAETAKSPYVASRPFRVNAGAVHAYVRTPDGGTKYLSELQSGDEVQLVDLEGNTREAIVGRVKIEKRPMFRVALETDDGDHIETLLQNAETIKVPTAEGRTAVTDLEAGDQLLLYYEDTARHFGEAVEESIIEK
- a CDS encoding DUF7575 domain-containing protein, which gives rise to MTWIRAISAAILSIIMPGAGHVLLRDWARALLFGGLFTLGVYFFVPMELLMEAESMGAMMETMETETSMVNQFFLMFIVLFATVDSTFRALGLPPTSSGNTDGPTCPACGKELDEDLSFCHWCTTRLEAPEEDSDLL
- a CDS encoding transcription initiation factor IIB: MTNATSNTRVRRSEQETTEEADEAEQSSLDCPECTGNLVVDDEHGETVCEDCGLVVEEDSVDRGPEWRAFDAAEKNKKSRVGAPTTNTMHDKGLSTNIDWRNKDAYGNSLGSRQREKMQRLRKWNERFRTRDSKERNLKQALGEIDRMASALGLPTNVRETASVIYRRALNEDLLPGRSIEGVSTACVYAAARQAGVPRSLDEIADVSRVEKNEIARTYRYVVRELGLEVQPADPESYVPRFASGLELSDEAEHRARSLLQNAKEKGVHSGKSPVGLAAAAVYAAALLTNEKTTQAAVSDVADISEVTIRNRYHELLEAEETLGAA